Genomic segment of Kibdelosporangium phytohabitans:
CTCGTTCGGTGTACGCGGGTGCGGGTTCGCGGCCGCTGATCGTGGCTTCCTTCTCTGCGACCACGATCAATGCGTAAACGAGGGGCAACGCCTTGCTGGTCTCGGGTTCATCGGCCTTCGACAGTTCCTCTGCGTATCGGAGCCAGTCCCACATCGGCTTGCCGAGAAGGTGACCGGGCTGGTCGCCGAGGTCTGCGCCGCTCGCTACGTCGCGGATCACTCGGGCGAAGTCGGCGCTGTGCGCGACGATTTTGACCGATGACACTTGCTCTGCCCTCGTGCTGGCGTCGCGGATCCGGAACCAGGAGCGGGCGATGTCGCTGAAGCGCGCGATTTCCGCCTCTGAGCGCTGGAGTTCCTCAGCCTTCTTGTACGCGCGCCACCAACCACTCCCGTGCTGATCGGCGCTGGCCGAGCCCTCCGACTCCGTAGGCAGAGGGGGAATATCGAACCCGGCCGGTAGCGGGTCCGCCGGTTCGCTGGCATCAATTCCTGCGACCCAGCGGCAGTGGGCGAGCCATATGGTCTCGGCAGCATGTTGGTCGGCGAGCTTCTCTTCTACTGCGGCTTGCGCCCTTTGGATGTCCGCGGTCGAGACGAGGCGCGTGATGGACTCCAGAGAATCCACTCCGCACTCCTCGACGTAGGAGTTCACGCCGACGGCGCCCACGATGACGGTGGATGGGCCGTCGTGCCCTTCGACCATGGCCCATTGGCCGACAGTAAGGGGCGAAGGAAGCGCCCAGCGGTAGGCATACGCGTGCTCGGGATCGAAGTTTCTGAGCGGTTGTGGGTTCGTCAGCTCTCGGAACGCGCATAGGACCACGGTGCCAGGTTCAGGACGTCGCGTCTGGCGCGACTTTCGCGAGAAGAGGCCCACTGCTCGAGTCTGCCAGACGACCTGCTGCCGTCGCAGATCTTGTGATCCGGGCGCCCTGGATGCCGCTATGGGATGGCGTCCGTCTCGGTTGTCTCGCGGAATCTCCGGATATAAGTTCCCAGCGTTGCCCATCGGATGCCCAGCACGGTGCGCCACTGTCCGTGATCCTGACGAATTCGAGGGGCAAGTTCATGAGTCGTTTCTCGCTGCTTCGCTCGTGCTCGGCGATCAGCGCGTCGAGACGGGTGAAGGCCTCGCGTGCCCGAACGCGGATCCGGTGGCGTCCGTTGGGGCGCTTGTGATCTCGGCCCGGGACCCGGAACCGTGGACGTGGAGCCTTTGCCGCGACGCGGGGAGCGTGCGAGATGCGTCGATTGCTTGTTGTGCTGGGCCGGATTATGACCATCACCCTGGTGGTGACGACACTGACGGTGCCGGCCGCCGCGCAGCCGCCGACCACGGATGCCTACGGTCACATCGTTTCGACCCGGCCTTCGTCCTGGGTAAACGCGGCGACCAGAAAAGACTACCCAGTCGGGGACGAGACCTCCTCCGTCGCGTACCCCGTTCCCATCCAGTTCTACGGCAAGAGCTACGATCGGATCAACGTCCACGTCGACGGCTGGGCCTCGCTGGATGGCCGGGGCGACCCCGGGGCACGACTATCCCCGACCCGCGGGCACCGAACGGTGCGATCTACGCTTTCTGGGACGCTCTGGTCATCGACGACCAGGCGGGTGTCTGGACCCACCTCGACGGGGGCGAGCCGAACCGCCGTTACACCGTGGAATGGCGCGACGTCACCATCAAGTCCGCGCGGGCAGCCGGATCAGCGCGCAGATCGTGTTCGGTGAAAACGACGTATTCCTGATCCAGTACCGGGAGATCAACCGGTCGGTTCCGGCCGAGGCGGGCGCGTCGGCCGTGGTCGGTATCGAGAACCCGGGCGGCACTGCGGGAATCCCGTACTCGCTCCGCCGGCCCCAGCTGTCCGACGAGGTCGCCGTCCAGCTGCGGCTGCCGGGCACCGCCATCGCCCGCGGCGTCGTCAGGGACGCCAACACCGGCGAGGGCTTGTACCGCGCCTCGGTCTCGACCCGCGGTCGTGGTCGATGCGTGGGGTCGAAGGGGCCGAGGTTGTTCGTGTCCGACTGGTCCCTGTCACCCGCGGTCGCCACGCTGCTGCTCGCCGATCTCGGGCTGAGCGTGCCGCAACCTTTCGAGCCCAGCGTCCCGTACACGACGGTGTCCGGGCGCGAGCGGCTGCAGGGCGAGCACGGCGGTCGACGTGGACCGGCGGCAGATCGTGGTGGCGTTCGGGGAGGCGCCCGTCGCGGTCATGGCGCTGGGTCTGGTGGACGGCAAACCGCTGACCGCGCGTGCGTGCTGGGCGCGGCGGCCGTGCTCGTTACGCAGGACGACCGGGGCTGGCGGTTCGCGCGGTGCAAGGCCACCGCGTTGTTCTGGGGGCTGGCGGCGATGACCCCGGACACCCCGGCGGCGGGCGGCGTCCCGGTCACGTCGCCCGCGACGGTGGCCCCGACGACGTGGCCGACGACGATGACGGCAACCCGTTGGCCCAGCGTCCGCTGCGGGGCACGCGTGTCATGAACCTGGCGTAGCGGACCTCCCACGTCCGGGCCGCCCGACGTGGCCCAAAAGCGGCCCGAGTCCGGTGGACCGCGCCCGCTCGGGCTCGAAGCACCACGTCCTGACCGAGGGCGCAGGCATCCCGCTGTCGTGTCGCTGACTGGCGGCAACGCCACGACGTGACCGAACTCGAACCGCTGCTCGACGCGATCCCACCGGTGCGGGGGGCGGCGTGGCCGGCCACGCCAGCGGCCCGAGGAGCTCTACGGTGATCGCGCCTACGACCACGACAAGTGCCGGTCAGCACGGTCGGACCGGACAGCGTGGTCTGCAGCAGCCCGTGCGACGCCTCGGCCGAGCCGGAGATCGCGACGCCGAAGATGCCGGCCTGGGTGAAGTTCCAGGCGAAGTGCAAGCCGATCGGCAGCCACAGCGAACGGGTCGCGACATAGGCGGCGGTCGTCAGCCCCCACCCGTCAAGGCGATCGACAGCACACCCCACAGCGTCGCGTTGGCGCTGATCGAGTGCGTCAGACCGAAGATCAGCGACGACACGATCAGCGCGACCACCGTCCCGGTGCGTTCCTCCATGATCCGGAACAGCACACCGCGCAACAGCACCTCTTCGGTGACCGCGACGCTAGCCACCAGCCCGGCAGTGCCGAGGCAGCCCCAGATCGAGCCCCACGCCATGTCCTGCCAGCCACCGAACATCCCGATCAGCAGGATCAACAGGACGAACAGCCCGAACCCCAGCAACGCCCCACGCCACAGCTGCGACCACACCCGCACCGTGCCGAGTTCCGGGACATCTACCCGCTGCTCCACAACCTCCGACAGCTTGCGATAACCGGCCACAACAGCGATGACCGAGCCAATCCCCAACGGCAGAGCGAGCAGTACGACGGGTGACACCAGCTGCATGAGGACAGCGTTCGCCAGAATCACAACGGTGAACACGACCAGCAACACGTTGGAACCGATACCTGCGTCCTCTCTGCGGCGATCTCCTTGTATGACACAGACATTAGGAGGCCAGACCAGCCATCGAATCCCACTGGGAAAAACAACCTGTGTACCTCTCAAGGGGGACAACCGGGTGCCGCGGGCAACCAGCTCAACAGAACCGCAGGGACAACGCCACACCGTCGGAGCACGGCCTCGGGCTGTAGGAGGTCCTCGGCAAGCGAGCGGCTTTCGTCGGCGCGGAGTACGGCGGGCACTACGTCTACGGAGAGGGCTCCACATGTGTGGACGAGGCGACGGTGAAGTTTCTGACCACCGGCCAGCTGCCGGACAAGAAGATCCACTGCACCGATGTCGCGGCAGTCCTCAGAGACATTGAACCCGGCACATGCACGCGCGGGTCAGTCACGACTCAGACGAGGCCAAAGCCCTCATGCGACTCGTTCCAGGCTGAATCCGGTCAGCCTGAATGACAGGCGGAGACAGGGCGAGTTGGGCACCTACACCTGCCGCAGCGCGTCGGGCGCGGCAGCTGCTGGGCCGGAGTGGCGCGGTTGTCGCGCAGTGCCATGCCGATCACCGTGTAGCGATCGCGGTCCAGGTCCGGCCGCGATCGGCGGATGGAGATGATCAGCCGGGAGCAGGCGGATGAGCCGGTACGACCGCTTGGCGGCTGGTTGGACCGGATCGTCCTGCCTAGGCTGGTTGTCTTCTGCCAGGCGAAGAAACGGATGTGGTCATGCGCAAGCGTTTCGCGGTCCTTTTCGCTGTATTGTCGGTGATGGCTCCAGTTGTCCTGTCCGCGGCTCCGGCCAATGCCGATGGGTGGTGGCTGCAGTACTCTGACCGCAGCGCCAGATTGTGCATGGACGTACCCGGTGGCTCAACGGCCGAGTTCGTCTTCCTCAAGCAGGCCACGTGCAAGACTCCGGTCGGCAGCGGATCGTACAACCAGCTGTTCCAGCTCCAGTTGCTCGGCAACGGCAACTACTGGGTGATTCCGAGGAACAGCAATAAGTGCGTCCAAGTCTGGAACGAGTCCACCGCCGACGGTGCGGGCATTCAGCAATTGGCGTGTTACAGCAGCCTCAGCCAGCAATGGAACACCCCGGTCGTCAGCGAGAACCCGAACGGCTCCGTCAACCTCATGTTCCGCAACGTGCTCAGCGGCAAGTGCATCACTGCCAACGGCAATGGCACCACCCTGACCCAGCAGTCCTGCGACAGGTCGAACCTCCGCCAAGTATGGCGTCAGCACCTCCGCGACGCCGGTGGCGGTAGCAACTGAGACCGTGTTCTGGAACACGGCTTGAGTCAGCGCCGTGGGCCGACGATGGTGAGCCACCAGATGTTGGCAAGGTCGACGGGTTGTGCGGGCTCGCAACGGTTGGCTCGGTGAAGTAGGACCCAGCCGGCTGGTGCTGGCCCGTTTCACCTGTTGGGTGGAGGAAATCTGGAGAACTGATGTGCGTTGTAGGTCGTCGAATCGGACTCAACGGTGGTGTGCGGAACCAGTTTGTGCTGCCGTTTCTCGGTTTCTGCCCGCTATAGTCCTTTTTGGATTTGTCCGACTACTCGCGTATGCGGTGATTCTGAGCGGCGTTGGGGCGGTTACGTTCTGGCGTGGTCGTTCGGGGTGGCGGCGGCCCTCGCTGACGCTGGGGAACGAGCGGAAGTAGCCGTGCCGCCCGTTGGGGGCGGCACGTGGTTGATCGGGGGTCAGGCGGCTGTGCGCCATGTGGTGTCGAGTTCGGTGGGACGTAGGGCGTTGAGGGCTTCGTCCCAGCGGGTGGTCAGTGCGGCCATGTGGCGTTGTTCGACTTCGGCGGCGTCGGACAGGATGAGTGACAGCAGTTTCATGGTGTCGGACGCGGTGACGGGTGCGAGGCCGTTGTGGCGGAGTGTTTTGGCCCAGGCGCGGGCTTTGCTGTTGGTGATGTGGGTGAGGGGGGTGTCTTCCCAGCGGGGCAGGATGTGGTTCTTGAGTTTGCTGCGGTAGTTCTCTTCGGTGCGTTCCCCGACGTCCAGGGCGTCAAGCCAGTCTTGGTCGACGTATGTGCCGAGGGTGGTTCGTCCTGCGGCGGGGTCGATCCAGATCTCGCTGCGTTGTTGGGCTTCGATGTCGTCGGCGGCTTGGTCGGCGGCTTTCTTGGTGGAGAAGCCGGGGATGGATGCGATGCCGTTGTCGGTTTCGTAGCGCACCCGCCAGGTATGTTTCCCGCTCTTCTCGACCCAGGCCGTGATCGTTCCTCTCTTGGTGATGTGGGGGTCACGGGTGTGACGGGTGTATGGACGCTCCGTTCGTCGAAGACGGCAAGTGATTCCTGCCGAAAACTCCTGTGCGGCAAGAGAATTGCCCGATGTCGGCGAGTGTTAACGGTGTTGCCGTCTGACGGTGGTAGGCCGATCTTGGTGGCCAGCGTCGGCGATCTGTCGCAGATCGGCGGTGGAGAACCGGAGATGTCTGCCGACAAAGGTGCAGGGGATCATTCGCTGGCCAGCTTTACGGCGCAGCCAGGACTCTTTCACTGTGAGGATTTCGGCGGCCTCGCCAGGTGTGTGCAACTGTGGCAGATCGTCGGGTGCGTTGTCGCGATGGCCGGGTGGGTACGCGGAATTCTTGCGACGTCGAGGTCGGCTGACGTCGTTGCTGTCAGGGCTGTCATTGTCACCCTGGTAGGTGGTGGTTCGGCGACGAGCACGCATGGCTTGTCCTTACGGGTGAGGCGTCACGTGGTCGTTGGGAAGGTGACCGGTCGGAACGCTGTTGTGGGCGTGCTGGCCTCATGCGGCCGGACGTTGGGCGCAGTGCTTGCGTGGCGTGCGGGGCTGGCGCCCCTGCGTGAAGGTGCTCTCGTTGGCGTGCGTGCGCGGTGTGGGGTCGTCGTCAGTGTGGTGTGAGGGGCGACGATTGCGGCGCGGGCCGGTCGGGAATCGCTGAGCGCGCGAGGACTCCTTCGATGTCGGCTTCGATGGGGAGCCCTCCTGCCGGAGTTCATCGTCCACTTCCTGTTGCAGCGCGGTGATGACCTTGATCGTCAACACGTCCGGATAGTGGTTCGCGGCCATCACGCGGCCCCGCTCGCCGTGCGGTGTCCGCGAGTGGTAATCCAGCGGTGTTCGGCCGTTGGTTATCGTGTCGGGTGAATCGATGGGTGGGTGGTGTTCATGGGCGATCGGCGAAAGGCCTTCCTCGCGCGGCGTCAGCAGATGGGCCATACTCAGGAAAGTTTCGCGATAGCCCTCGGCGTCGACCACACGACAGTCAGTCGATGGGAACGGGCTGTACTGGTCGACAACTCGGTTGCCGGTTCTGGCCTGGGCTTTTACGCGGCTGGCCGGTACTCGTTGAGCAATCCGCCGAGACGCTGTCGGCGTCGGATCGTGTCGATTCGGGCCGGGAACGGGATCGTGTTCGGTTCGTCGTTGGGAGCACGCAGAAGCATCCCGTCGCCTTGGTGGCTGCGCCCGGCGTTCTGATGGGCGACGTAGATGTCGAGCACGTGGTGTAGGTGGCGTTGTCCGGTGATGAGGATCCGGTCGGTGCACTCTCGGCGGAAGGAGCCGATCCAGCGTTCGGCGAAGGCGTTCATCCGCGGGGCTTGCGGTGCGGTGAGCACGATCTCGACGCCAATGGAGGCGAAGACCGCGTCGAAGGCGGCACCGAACTTCGCGTCGCGGTCGCGAATCAGGTGTCTGAATCGGTGCCCGGCTTCCTCCAGATCACCGGCGAGACCGCGGGCCACCTGAGTCACCCAGTCCGTGGTTGGATGCTAGGTGATGCCGAGCGGGTGAACTCTGCGTGTCGTGATCTCGATGACGAACGCGACGTACAACCGCTTCAGCGTCACGGTGTCGATGTGGAAGAAGTCGATCGCAAGTAGGCTGTCGGCTTGGGCGCGCAGGAAGGTGCACCAGGTGTCGTCGCGGCGTGTCGATGGCGGGACCTTGTTGGTGCGCAGGATTTTGCGGATGGTCGAGGCGGCAATCCGATGGCCGAGGCGTCGCAGCTCACCTTGGATGCGAACCACGCCCCAGGTCCGGTTCTCCCGCGCCAGGCGCACGATCAAGGTGACCAGTTCGTCGCCGATCGGCGGACGGCCCGGCGGTTTCGGTTGCCGCCGTGTGAAAGGGACTCACTCAAGGCCTGCTTGGCGGTCCGCGACTGCATCTCGTTCTTCGTGCGGTGCTGCCAAGCCCGGGTACTACACACTGTGCAGTAGTCTGCGCTGCGTGGTACTCTCCGCTGAGGAGGAGTTGGATGGAAGTCAGTCAACTGCTCAAAGGGGTGCTCGACCTCGCCGTGCTCGCAGTGCTGCATGAGCAGGACGGCTACGGCTACGACGTCGTACGCCGGTTGCGCGGTGCTGGGCTGGACGAGATCGGCGACGCCTCGGTGTACGGCACGCTACGCCGGCTTTTCAACGCCGGCCTGCTTACGTCGTACCTCGTCCCAAGCGAGGAGGGCCCGCATCGCAAGTACTACAGCCTCAACGAGGCAGGTAGGCAGCGGATGGCCGAGTCGGCGCAAACCTGGCGTGTGTTCGCGCAAACCATGAACAGTCTGGTGGAGACGGTATGAATTCGAAAACCGGCAGTGCGGAGGACTACCTGGCCGAGGTCCGCAAGCAGTTGGCCGACCTTCCGCCCGAGGAGGTCACCGACATCCTGGCGGACATCACCCCCCAGATCCTCGAAGCGGCGACCGATTCCGATCGTCCGCTCACCGAGCGGCTGGGCATGCCTCGCCGGTACGCCGAGGAGTTGCGGGCGGCGGCGGGCTTGCCGGCACGTCCTTCGTCCGGTACGGGAACGGCACGCTTCGCGTTGTGGAGCCTCACGGTGGGGAGCGTCGCGGCGGTAGGTGCCGGCTTCCTCAACATGTGGGTGATGAGAGTGAGCCCCCGCACCTTCGGGGGCGCCGTTCGACTTCCCCTGATCCTCGCCCTGCTTCTGCTGTTGGCGGGCGCGTTGACCGCGATCCGGCTCGGTCCGTCGATCCGCTCGGTCATGGCGTTGCCCGAAGTTCGACGCGTCTGCGCCGTCGTCAGCCGCATCCCGGTCGGGGTGCGCGCCTATATCCACTCTGTACAGCCCGGCTGGTGGTTGGCGCGCGGCGTACTGATCGCCGCCCCGGCTCTCCTCGCTCACCAGCCCAGCATCCTCTGGGTAGTGGCGCTGTTCACCCTGGCGGGTGTTGGCGTGTGGACAGGTCCGCGCGGACGGACCGACCGGCGCTGGCTGTGGATCAGCGTCCCGACCACCGGATTCGCTCTCGGCACCCTGTTGCTGATGGTGGATGTCTTCTGGGTGAACCCGGTCATGATGACGGGAGACGGCACGTTCCACTTCGTGGACAGGTTGCTGCTGACCGCTTGAGCGCATCGCCCGATGCCGTTTCGCGGCAGAATTCGCCGCGCGAGAGCAGCGAGACTGCCCTTTGGGCCCCTGTACATGTTCCGGGCGTGGTCATACGTTCAGCCGGACGGCGACCGAAGTGATCGCAGGGATGACCACGTACTGAGCGGTTACATCCTGGTCTGGATGAGTTGGCGGGGTAAGGGGCCAGAGCGGTGGCCGAAGAGTTGATCCGCGGCCCAGTCGCAACGGCTTCACTCGCGCGTTCAAGCGGCAGTACGGACCGACGCCCCACGACTTCAGCAGGGAGCTCGCCGCCAGTTCCGCCCGTTTCGACCTGACACCGCGCGCCACCTTGGCACGTCAGACCGATGAGCTCACGGGCATGATGCGGGGCGACGGGTCCTTCGCCACCGCGTCCGCCCCGGTACGCCAACGACATGCACGTCCTGAGCCGGATCTACCGCGGCAGCGGATACCTGGACATCGGCGAAAGCCGCTGCGAACGACACCGCGGCGTCGCGACCTGGATCCCGGCGGGCTTGAAGCACATCACCGGTCTGCGCGAGAACTCCATCTCACTGCCCCTCGGCAGCCGACCACCGCTGACCTCCAACTGGCCGAGCCGCTACAGGTGCAGTTCTCACCCGCGTGGGACGACTACCTGATGCACTGCTCCATCAGCGCCCGATCCCGCGAATCGGCCATGTTCGACGTTCCCGCCGAGGTCCACCGAGTCTTCCGCGACGAGACCGGCATGACCTTCGCGCTGGCGCTACGCCGCCCGCATGCGCATCGCCCGCGATCTGCTTGCCGGTGGCGCCAGGCCCAGCGCCGTCGCCCGCCGCGTCGGCTACGCCCACCTGCCGGCCTTCAGCACCGCCTTCACCCGCTTCCACGGGTTCTCACCACGCGAGTTCCAGGAACGCGAGGGAGCTCCCCCTGAGGCGCGGACACAGCTCCACTCGTCTCAGGCGGGGGCGCCTGCTCCGCGTCGTATCGACGGTGACAACGCGCGGCAGGAGATCAGATGCAGGCCGCCGCTCGTGCGGCGGCGCACGAGGACGAAGCCGCCGCGGCACGAGCGTGCCTGGCCATGCCGTGGAAACTCGGTGGCGGAAGCGTTTCGTGGCTCGTTAGGCCTTCGCGAGCCGGTATTCGTACGGAGAAGAGCCAGGCGATGCCGAGCAGTTGGTGCCTTGGCGCGAAGAGGTGTACGTGTAGCCGGACGGGATCGTGCACGCCCACACGCCGGTCAGGTTGTAGTTCACCGCGTCCAGCAAGAAGTACTCGTACCGGAACGCGCAATTGGTGTTGATCCGCACCGACGACCAGGTGTAGCCGGACGGGACCGAACACGCCCACGTGCGATGGGAGTTGACGTGCACGTCCCCGGCGGCGGCCGGTGCCGCGATGGCGGTCGCGGCGACTATGGTCGTGGCCACTGTCGTGCCGATGTTCCGGAGCAATGGTTTGATCACTATCTCTCCCCTGCTGGACGAGCGAAGTGACAAGTCAGTGCCTGCAGGCCTTTCCAGGTAACCAGAGCGTCCGGAAACGTCGTACCGCCGAGAGGTCGCGAGCCGTTTGCCGACGCCGCAAGGCAACGCGGGCCAACGCCGCATACGACATCGGCATCATCCGGCCATCACGCCGGCAGATGAGCTGCGAGGGGTCAGCGACGATGCCCAGGGGGTGGTCAGGAGGTTGTGGCGGGTGCTGGGTGTTTGCGGAGGGGTGCGCCTGCGTCGTGGAGGTGGCGAAGAACCTGGGCGTAGGAATTGAGCAGGGTGGCTTTGCTGTAGGGGATGGTGTTTCGCGCACAGAAGGTTTCCACGATGGGCTGGGCGCGGCGGAGGTTGGGGCGGGGCATGTGGGGGAACAGGTGGTGCTCGATCTGGTAGTTCAGACCGCCGAGCAAGCCGTCGACCCAACGGCCGCCGGAGATGTTGCGTGATGTCAGTACCTGTTTGCGCAGGTGGTCGAGCTCCTGTTCCTTCGTCAGGATGGGCATGCCCTTGTGGTTGGGGGCGAAGGAACAACCGAGGTAGACGCCCATCAGACCCTGGTTCACGACGATGAACAGGATCGCCTGCGGCGGCGAGAGCACCAGGAACAGCGCCGTCAGATACCCGGCGAGGGGAACGGTCAGCAGTGCCGCTTCCAGAACGGGCTTCTTGATCTCACGGCGAACCACTGCCTGGATGCTGGCGATGCGCAACATCGCCGCTTCGAGCAGCAGCAGTGGGAAGAACAGGAACGCCTGGTACTTGGTGATCCACCGGTAGATCCCGTGTTTCGTGCGGGACTGCTCACGGCTGAAGGCCAGCGCGGGCAGGTCTATGTCGGGATCGTGGTCCTCGTGGTTGGGGTTGGCGTGGTGCAGGTTGTGTTTGCCGACCCACCACTGGTAGCTGATTCCGGTGACCCCGCCGTGCAGGTAGCCGACGAAGTCGTTGCGCTTGCGTGAGCGGAAGATCTGCTTGTGCCCCGCGTCGTGGCCGATGAAGGCGAACTGGGTGAACACCAGCGCGAGGAACGCCGCGTTCAGCAGCTGCCACCACGAGTCGCCGAGCAGTGCGAACGCCACGCCGCCGACGGCGAGCAGGATGACGTTGATCGCCATCCGCGCGAAGTAGTACCCGTACCGGCGGTCCAGCAGCCCGGCCTGCTTGATCTGCCGGGACAGCCGGGCGAAGTCGCTTCCTCGTGGCGGATCAGCCACGTCCGGCAGCGGTTTGTCCAATGTGGTCATAGGGTGCTGCTCTCCTGGCTAGTGGGATTCCTGGTGTGCGCGGTGCGCGATCGGCCGGTCGAAGGGATCGCGGAACAGGTTCGCACGCAGGGTGCGGTGGTCCGCGCCGACCGGATCGCACGGCTCGTGCGACTCGTACGTGTAGGGATGGCTGAACAGGCC
This window contains:
- a CDS encoding fatty acid desaturase family protein, whose amino-acid sequence is MTTLDKPLPDVADPPRGSDFARLSRQIKQAGLLDRRYGYYFARMAINVILLAVGGVAFALLGDSWWQLLNAAFLALVFTQFAFIGHDAGHKQIFRSRKRNDFVGYLHGGVTGISYQWWVGKHNLHHANPNHEDHDPDIDLPALAFSREQSRTKHGIYRWITKYQAFLFFPLLLLEAAMLRIASIQAVVRREIKKPVLEAALLTVPLAGYLTALFLVLSPPQAILFIVVNQGLMGVYLGCSFAPNHKGMPILTKEQELDHLRKQVLTSRNISGGRWVDGLLGGLNYQIEHHLFPHMPRPNLRRAQPIVETFCARNTIPYSKATLLNSYAQVLRHLHDAGAPLRKHPAPATTS
- a CDS encoding CPBP family intramembrane glutamic endopeptidase; the encoded protein is MQLVSPVVLLALPLGIGSVIAVVAGYRKLSEVVEQRVDVPELGTVRVWSQLWRGALLGFGLFVLLILLIGMFGGWQDMAWGSIWGCLGTAGLVASVAVTEEVLLRGVLFRIMEERTGTVVALIVSSLIFGLTHSISANATLWGVLSIALTGGG
- a CDS encoding RICIN domain-containing protein is translated as MRKRFAVLFAVLSVMAPVVLSAAPANADGWWLQYSDRSARLCMDVPGGSTAEFVFLKQATCKTPVGSGSYNQLFQLQLLGNGNYWVIPRNSNKCVQVWNESTADGAGIQQLACYSSLSQQWNTPVVSENPNGSVNLMFRNVLSGKCITANGNGTTLTQQSCDRSNLRQVWRQHLRDAGGGSN
- a CDS encoding HAAS signaling domain-containing protein, whose product is MNSKTGSAEDYLAEVRKQLADLPPEEVTDILADITPQILEAATDSDRPLTERLGMPRRYAEELRAAAGLPARPSSGTGTARFALWSLTVGSVAAVGAGFLNMWVMRVSPRTFGGAVRLPLILALLLLLAGALTAIRLGPSIRSVMALPEVRRVCAVVSRIPVGVRAYIHSVQPGWWLARGVLIAAPALLAHQPSILWVVALFTLAGVGVWTGPRGRTDRRWLWISVPTTGFALGTLLLMVDVFWVNPVMMTGDGTFHFVDRLLLTA
- a CDS encoding PadR family transcriptional regulator — its product is MEVSQLLKGVLDLAVLAVLHEQDGYGYDVVRRLRGAGLDEIGDASVYGTLRRLFNAGLLTSYLVPSEEGPHRKYYSLNEAGRQRMAESAQTWRVFAQTMNSLVETV